TAACTAGCACGCTTAAAGAGGCTCAAGAACTCTTAAAGTTAGCACAGGAATACGGTGTTAAAGGTCAAGTAGGCCACGTAGAACGGTTTAATCCTGCATTTACGGCCGTAAAGGAGTTGATAAATAAGCCAATGTTTATAGAAACGCATCGCTTGGCGGAATTCAACCCAAGGGGAACTGATGTTCCTGTGGTGCTCGATTTAATGATACACGATATTGATGCCATTTTAAGTGTCGTAAATTCAAAAGTCACCCAAATCAATGCGAGCGGAGTTTCGGTAATAAGCCAATCACCGGATATTGCGAACGCAAGGTTGGAATTTGAGAACGGTTGTGTAGCAAATCTTACCGCCAGTCGGATATCATTAAAAAATATGCGTAAATCCAGGTTCTTTCAGAAGGACGCTTATATTTCGATAGACTTCTTGGAGAAAAAGGTAGAAGTTGTTAAAATGAAGGATGCCCCCGAAAACCCTGGAGATTTTGACATGATACTCCAAAATGCCGAAGGGGTTAAAAAACAGATTTATTTTGAGAATCCATCTATTGATACCAATAATGCTATTTTAGACGAATTGGAATCGTTTGCTGACGCCATTAATGCCGACTCCACACCAGTGGTCACCTTAGCACAGGGAACAGAAGCCTTAAAGGTTGCGCTAGCGATAATCGACTCTTTTAAAACCAAACAATTATGAAAAATATTACAGTAATTGGCTCAGGTACCATGGGTAATGGAATTGCCCATGTATTTGCTCAAAATGGCTATGCCGTAAACTTGGTCGATATATCCAAAGAGGCACTGGAAAAAGGTATCGCTACCATTACCAGAAATTTGGATAGAATGATTACCAAAGAGCACATCACCGAATCTCAAAAATCAAGTACCTTAAATCATATAAAAACAACTACTGATTTAAAAAGCGGGGTCAAGAACGCTGATTTAGTGATTGAAGCAGCCAGTGAAAACATTGATGTTAAACTCAATATTTTTAAGGAGTTAGATGCAGTATGTGGCACAGACACCATATTAGCAACCAATACTTCTTCCATATCCATTACCCAAATTGCCGCCGTTACGAATAGACCCGAAAAAGTAATTGGCATGCATTTTATGAATCCAGTTCCGATAATGAAATTGGTTGAGATTATTAGAGGTTTTAGTACTTCCGATGAAACCACCAAAACTATTATGGACTTATCTCTAAAATTGGAAAAAACACCCACCGAGGTGAACGACTATCCCGGATTTGTGGCAAATCGTATTTTAATGCCCATGATAAATGAGGCTATTGAAACCTTGCATCACGGCGTGGCAGGAGTTTCGGAGATAGACACAGTTATGAAACTGGGAATGGCACATCCTATGGGACCTTTACAATTGGCTGATTTTATAGGGCTGGATGTATGCCTTTCCATTCTTAATGTAATGTACGAGGGATTTAAAAACCCGAAATATGCACCATCTCCCCTATTGGTAAATATGGTCACTGCAGGCAAATTAGGTGTCAAATCAGCGGAAGGATTCTACGATTATTCTCAAAGCAAAAAAGCGGAAACGGTA
This sequence is a window from Maribacter aestuarii. Protein-coding genes within it:
- a CDS encoding Gfo/Idh/MocA family protein, which gives rise to MLKVGVLGAGHLGKIHLRLLKESQKYQLIGFYDPDVATGKKVADEFGYKYFEKINDLLNAVDVIDIVTPTVYHFDSAKKAIEKGKHVFIEKPITSTLKEAQELLKLAQEYGVKGQVGHVERFNPAFTAVKELINKPMFIETHRLAEFNPRGTDVPVVLDLMIHDIDAILSVVNSKVTQINASGVSVISQSPDIANARLEFENGCVANLTASRISLKNMRKSRFFQKDAYISIDFLEKKVEVVKMKDAPENPGDFDMILQNAEGVKKQIYFENPSIDTNNAILDELESFADAINADSTPVVTLAQGTEALKVALAIIDSFKTKQL
- a CDS encoding 3-hydroxybutyryl-CoA dehydrogenase, producing the protein MKNITVIGSGTMGNGIAHVFAQNGYAVNLVDISKEALEKGIATITRNLDRMITKEHITESQKSSTLNHIKTTTDLKSGVKNADLVIEAASENIDVKLNIFKELDAVCGTDTILATNTSSISITQIAAVTNRPEKVIGMHFMNPVPIMKLVEIIRGFSTSDETTKTIMDLSLKLEKTPTEVNDYPGFVANRILMPMINEAIETLHHGVAGVSEIDTVMKLGMAHPMGPLQLADFIGLDVCLSILNVMYEGFKNPKYAPSPLLVNMVTAGKLGVKSAEGFYDYSQSKKAETVSNQFSKR